The following proteins are co-located in the Cryptococcus neoformans var. neoformans B-3501A chromosome 12, whole genome shotgun sequence genome:
- a CDS encoding hypothetical protein (Match to ESTs gb|CF194286.1|CF194286, gb|CF188129.1|CF188129) has translation MHVSNLVALAALAGSAAALTINTPASIVECQPASITFSDGTSPYILAAIPGGQVSAAAIETINDSLTTSPYTWTVNLAAGTNITLKITDATGTIAYSSPIVVQAGSSQSCINATASTSGLSTAAVTTTASDTSAAGGGAATTSASESSSSSSAAQSSSEASSATASSSSSASSAASTTAASSTGAASSATSAAATSASGTSGAFANAVVGVPALVAGLFAGVAALL, from the exons ATGCACGTCTCCAACCTCGTCGCTCTCGCTGCCCTCGCCGGCTCTGCCGCTGCCCTCACCATCAACACTCCT GCTTCTATTGTCGAGTGCC AACCTGCTTCTATCACTTTCAGCGATGGTACCTCTCCTTACATCCT TGCCGCCATTCCCGGTGGTCAGGtgtctgctgctgccatTGAAACCATTAACGACAGCCTTACCACTTCTCCTTACACTTGGACCGTCAACCTCGCTGCTG GCACCAACATCACCTTAAAAATAACTGATGCCACCGGTACCATTGCctactcttctcccatcgTGGTCCAGGCTGGTTCTTCCCAGTCCTGCATCAACGCCactgcctccaccagcgGCCTTTCTACCGCTGCcgtcaccaccaccgccagtGACACCAGCGCTGCCGGTGGCGGCGCTGCCACCACCTCTGCTTCTgaatcttcctccagctcttctGCCGCtcagtcttcttccgaGGCCAGCTCTGCtactgcttcttcttcttcttccgcctcttctgctgC CTCCACTACCgccgcttcttccaccggggccgcttcttctgccaCCTCTGCCGCTGCCACCTCTGCCAGCGGCACTTCTGGCGCTTTCGCCAACGCCGTCGTCGGCGTTCCTGCCCTTGTTGCCGGTCTCTTCGCCGGTGTCGCCGCCCTCCTCTAA
- a CDS encoding hypothetical protein (HMMPfam hit to TFIID_90kDa, WD40 associated region in TFIID subunit, score: 89.2, E(): 1.1e-23; HMMPfam hit to WD40, WD domain, G-beta repeat, score: 233.5, E(): 3.7e-67): MSQSPDPSSVKGGAQGQLAPKSSTPTQQPPLTDSKLLRQFVMEYLQSHGFDKALEKLTEQVEDANLSTTASAAVLGDADVSKEVADGKATAGEQGGEKEAIFRAPGPVPLESNIKRNIPQAQAVSASTMSDRITPEFEAQAKYIIEQLQKKVEAVQEEGGDEKEKELRDGIPVDGAMVDVSDKVAGYEAYRRWVDGGLDVWKAELDNLSFPLFVLSFLDMIHSGFLKTAREFFEKHSAHHRELHSQDLSSLSSVSTEEHIKRNPFCARILSEKYVVPLSRNAYDLLLQWLSGASLDDEWEAGLHSAPGRQKEAIKLIVVSHLNITGKSISFSIQAPVLTRAIVTNDSAPLDKVTIASKSGLISSSLPPNTNIDAFNTATQLKLGPPPMTEKLKEQVTRTLQDDGEAQGANGDANGDIDMTSPFPTNEPVIKLEPETERDPSVISPDESETLPPIPAVFRIADLKREVEAIKDKRKMIRLGPSGSGASAGSGVLPSVVAFTLFDHGENANSVEFSRDSSLMAVGSSESCVRLWSLKGDKLKKKKVDIEGNLVEDEGLPMRKLVGHSGPVYSLSFDPLYGSAGPPSTLLSSSQDGSIRLWSMDTYSNLVVYRGHGKDPVWDVEWGPMGVYFASASRDRTARLWSSDRVAPLRMYTGHLSDVNCVKFHPNSLYLATASTDTSCRLWDVQRGACVRLFLGHTDSVTTLSISPDGKTLASAGLDSSIWLWDLGSARPIKKMEGHTGAVTSLTFSAESSVLVSGGLDGTVRCWDVKSAGGERSVDGMFGGGDARRGEERGGLPMNPGDVWDTAPHTPDLLATWPTKRTPILKTHYTPRNLCMVAGSFVPPSNHRTSGGEK, translated from the exons ATGTCGCAGTCCCCAGACCCATCCTCCGTCAAGGGTGGCGCCCAAGGGCAGCTAGCTCCCAAATCATCCACACCCACCCAACAACCTCCTCTCACAGACTCAAAGCTCCTCCGCCAATTCGTCATGGAATACCTCCAATCTCATGGTTTCGACAAGGCTCTCGAAAAGCTCACTGAACAGGTGGAAGATGCGAATTTGAGTACAACTGCGAGCGCGGCTGTCTTGGGTGATGCAGATGTCTCCAAAGAAGTTGCGGATGGGAAGGCAACGGCAGGTGAACAaggtggagaaaaagaagccaTTTTCCGAGCTCCCGGTCCTGTACCGTTAGAATCCAACATCAAACGTAACATTCCCCAGGCCCAAGCTGTTTCTGCATCTACGATGTCTGATCGGATTACTCCCGAATTCGAGGCCCAAGCAAAATACATTATTGAGCAGCTTCAGAAAAAGGTCGAGGCCGTCCAAGAggagggtggagatgagaaggagaaggagctgAGAGATGGGATACCGGTTGATGGGGCGATGGTGGATGTCAGTGACAAAGTGGCTGGGTATGAGGCTTATAGGAGATGGGTAGATGGAGGATTGGATGTTTGGAAG GCTGAACTGGACAATCTGTCATTTCCGCTTTTCGTCCTCTCGTTTTTGGACATGATACATTCTGGTTTCCTCAAGACAG CTCGTGAATTCTTCGAAAAACACAGTGCCCATCATCGCGAACTTCATTCCCAAgatctttcctcattaTCATCAGTATCAACTGAAGAACACATAAAGCGAAATCCTTTCTGTGCTAGAATACT GAGCGAAAAATACGTTGTTCCTTTATCTCGCAACGCTTATGATTTACTTTTACAATGGCTATCCGGAGCGAGcttggatgatgaatggGAAGCTGGTCTCCACAGCGCCCCGGGCAGACAAAAAGAGGCAATCAAGTTGATAGTGGTTAGCCATTTGAACATAACTGGCAAGtcaatctctttttccataCAGGCCCCCGTACTAACCAGAGCAATAGTTACCAACGATTCTGCGCCTCTCGATAAAGTCACAATAGCATCTAAATCCGGTCTtatctcatcttctctcccacccAACACCAACATTGATGCTTTCAACACTGCCACCCAACTGAAGCTCGGTCCACCGCCAATGACAGAAAAGCTAAAAGAGCAAGTTACGAGGACGCTGCAGGATGACGGGGAGGCACAAGGTGCCAACGGCGACGCAAACGGCGATATTGACATGACTTCACCCTTCCCGACTAACGAACCTGTTATCAAACTCGAGCCCGAGACTGAACGTGACCCCTCTGTGATCAGCCCTGACGAATCCGAAACGCTGCCGCCTATCCCTGCTGTCTTTCGTATAGCAGACCTCAAGCGGGAAGTGGAAGCGATCAAAGATAAACGCAAGATGATCCGCCTTGGTCCTTCTGGATCAGGAGCATCAGCTGGATCCGGCGTCTTACCGAGTGTGGTAGCGTTTACGCTGTTTGACCATGGTGAAAATGCCAACTCGGTAGAATTCTCGAGGGATAGCAGTTTGATGGCTGTTGGGAGCTCGGAGAGCTGTGTGAGACTTTGGAGTTTGAAAGGAGacaagttgaagaagaagaaggtggatATAGAAGGGAACTTggtggaagacgaagggTTGCCGATGAGGAAACTCGTTGGCCATTCTGGGCCAGTCtattccctttcctttgaTCCCTTGTATGGCTCTGCTGGTCCGCCTTCCACGcttttatcttcttcgcaAGATGGGTCTATCCGACTTTGGTCCATGGATACGTACTCAAACTTGGTAGTTTACAGAGGGCACGGTAAAGATCCTGTTTGGGATGTGGAGTGGGGTCCTATGGGCGTGTATTTTGCGAGCGCCAGTAGGGATCGGACGGCGAGGTTATGGAGCTCAGACAGGGTTGCGCCGTTGAGAATGTACACTGGGCATTTATCAGATGTGAAC TGCGTCAAATTCCATCCCAATTCGCTTTACCTTGCCACAGCGTCCACCGACACCTCTTGTCGATTATGGGACGTCCAACGCGGTGCATGCGtccgtctcttcctcggaCATACCGATAGCGTCACAACGCTCTCCATTTCCCCGGACGGCAAGACGCTCGCGTCGGCAGGGCTGGACTCGTCCATCTGGCTCTGGGACTTGGGCTCCGCCCGACcgatcaagaagatggagggtCATACTGGCGCGGTGACGAGTCTAACTTTCTCCGCTGAGAGTTCTGTCCTGGTTTCCGGGGGTCTGGATGGGACGGTGAGGTGTTGGGATGTGAAGAGTGCAGGAGGGGAGAGGAGTGTGGATGGGATGTTTGGTGGTGGGGATGCGAGAAGAGGCGAGGAGAGGGGTGGGTTACCGATGAATCCGGGTGATGTTTGGGATACTGCGCCTCATAC ACCGGACCTACTCGCAACGTGGCCA
- a CDS encoding hypothetical protein (HMMPfam hit to SET, SET domain, score: 70.5, E(): 4.4e-18), which produces MLPIQKDVSMGAEPLPIPISHLSTPIRHFTYITDSELGHGAPLSITHPLLPDCDHLKQPPSSPISSTGSGSSSDAEDVWTCTCTSYYESEKQTYLCSAECGDLCDCVAQFGNFYSSTNPQTLKLDALPDNWPLVECSPSCLCGLSCSNRVTQQGVRTPLTIRPTPPKGYGLFYTPSTPQFLPRGAFISLYAGEYILPSEIRSRWSPRSTTDLASDKEGYGEEGQGNYVLSLRLPDQTIHIDPRWKGNVGRFLNHSCGANCVVHYVKWGRGRGWPRAAIFTNRDIHPEEELTFDYANASGEPQRAIQLIQESKTKEDTKGRTRCLCGAEQCRGWIPFDETL; this is translated from the exons ATGCTGCCCATACAAAAAGACGTCTCGATGGGCGCAGAGCCATtgcccatccccatctcccatctctccaCCCCAATCCGCCATTTTACA TACATAACAGACTCGGAGCTCGGTCACGGCGCTCCCTTATCCATCACACACCCCTTGCTCCCTGACTGCGATCATCTCAAACAACCCCCTTCGTCTCCTATTTCTTCTACAGGGAGCGGCAGTAGTTCAGACGCAGAAGATGTATGGACATGCACTTGCACGTCATATTATGAATCAGAAAAACAAACGTACTTATGCAGTGCCGAATGCGGCGATTTGTGTGACTGCGTCGCCCAATTTG GCAACTTTTACTCCTCCACCAATCCCCAGACACTAAAGCTTGATGCCCTGCCAGACAACTGGCCATTGGTTGAATGCTCCCCGTCGTGTTTATGCGGATTGTCATGTTCTAATCGCGTCACACAACAGGGTGTGCG GACCCCGTTAACTATCCGTCCGACACCTCCGAAGGGATACGGCCTCTTTTACACACCTTCAACTCCACAGTTCCTCCCTAGAGGAGCATTTATATCGCTTTATGCGGGGGAGTATATTCTTCCGTCTGAAATCCGTTCTCGCTGGTCACCACGCTCCACAACAGATCTTGCTTCTGATAAAGAGGGAtacggagaagaaggacaagggaACTACGTTCTCTCCCTGCGACTACCTGATCAGACAATACATATCGACCcgagatggaaaggaaatGTTGGCAGATTCTTGAACCATTCTTGTGGAGCGAATTGCGTGGTACACTATGTCAAATGGGGCagagggcgagggtggCCTAGAGCTGCCATTTTT ACGAATAGAGATATTCATCCCGAAGAGGAACTGACATTCGACTACGCCAACGCTTCCGGGGAGCCACAACGGGCCATACAGTTGATACAAGAGtcaaaaacaaaagaagaTACCAAAGGCAGGACGAGATGTCTTTGTGGTGCTGAGCAATGTAGAGGTTGGATACCATTTGACGAAACTTTATGA
- a CDS encoding hypothetical protein (HMMPfam hit to Asn_synthase, Asparagine synthase, score: 616.2, E(): 2.4e-182; HMMPfam hit to GATase_2, Glutamine amidotransferases class-II, score: 99.7, E(): 7.2e-27) translates to MCGIFCCFNRAGDISQYRARAIACSKRQRHRGPDWSGCYMTNNTVLVHERLAIVGVDTGAQPLTNEDESLVLAVNGEIYNHVALRKSLKNKDAVFKTHSDCEVIMHLYKEHDTGLCNMLDGMFSFVLVDKSVSPPRLIAARDPIGITTLYMGWNSQSPDTLYFASELKCIHEECDNLQAFPPGHFYDSKEKKLTRYFNPSWWDSDKGVVPHNDIDYKLLRETLEAAVKKRLMSEVPYGVLLSGGLDSSLIASIAARETDKLAEEQEKLRQERKQAIASGKWVGDEQPLASWPQLHSFAIGLPGAPDLIAARKAADFLGTIHHEYNFTVQEGLDAIPEVIHHLETYDVTTVRASTPMYLLSRKIKAMGVKMVLSGEGSDEIFGGYLYFHAAPTAKDFHEECVKRVKNLHTADCLRANKSTMAWGLEARVPFLDKTFLEVSMNVDAKYKMFSKGTHQEVDEDGRPKMEKYILRKAFDCSPEGKAYLPDSILWRQKEQFSDGVGYSWIDGMKDHAAAIVSDEKFANRATRWPLDTPDTKEAYWIREIFEHHFPTEAAAKTAVRWVPKQEWGVSSDPSGRAVSIHTAAYADGEAKA, encoded by the exons ATGTGTGGTATCTTCTGCTGCTTCAACCGTGCCGGAGACATCTCTCAATACCGAGCCCGAGCCATCGCCTGCTCCAAGAGGCAGCGACACCGTGGCCCCGATTGGTCAGGCTGTTACATGACCAACAATACCGTCCTCGTCCACGAGCGATTAGCCATTGTTGGTGTCG ACACCGGTGCTCAACCCCTTACCAACGAAGACGAAAGCCTTGTCCTCGCCGTTAACGGTGAAATTTACAACCACGTCGCTCTCAGAAAAAGTCTCAAGAACAAAGATGCCGTGTTCAAGACCCACTCGGACTGTGAAGTCATCATGCACCTC TACAAGGAGCACGACACCGGTCTCTGCAACATGCTTGACGGGATGTTCTCCTTTGTCCTCGTTGACAAGTCcgtctctcctcctcgatTGATCGCTGCCCGTGATCCTATCGGTATCACCACTCTCTATATGGGCTGGAACTCTCAGTCTCCCGACACTCTTTACTTTGCTTCTGAGCTCAAGTGTATCCACGAGGAGTGCGACAACCTCCAGGCTTTCCCTCCCGGACATTTCTACGAttccaaggagaagaagctcacTCGATACTTCAACCCTTCATGGTGGGACTCTGACAAGGGTGTTGTCCCTCACAACGACATTGACTACAAGCTTTTGAGAGAAACTCTTGAAGCTGCCGtcaagaagaggttgatgTCCGAAGTTCCCTATGGTGTCCTCCTCTCAGGTGGCCTTGACTCCAGTTTGATCGCTTCCATCGCCGCTAGAGAAACAGACAAACTCGCTGAGGAGCAAGAAAAATTGAGACAAGAACGAAAACAGGCTATTGCGTCTGGCAAGTGGGTTGGTGACGAGCAGCCCCTTGCTTCTTGGCCTCAACTCCACTCTTTTGCCATCGGTCTCCCTGGCGCCCCAGATCTTATCGCTGCCCGAAAGGCTGCCGACTTCCTTGGTACTATCCACCACGAATACAACTTTACCGTTCAGGAGGGTCTTGATGCCATCCCTGAAGTCATCCACCACCTTGAGACTTATGATGTTACCACTGTCCGAGCTAGTACCCCTATGTACCTTCTCAGTAGGAAGATCAAAGCTATGGGTGTGAAGATGGTCTTGTCTGGTGAGGGTAGTGACGAAATCTTTGGTG GTTACCTCTACTTCCACGCCGCTCCCACCGCCAAAGACTTCCACGAGGAATGCGTTAAGCGTGTGAAGAACCTCCACACCGCTGACTGTCTCCGTGCCAACAAGTCTACCATGGCTTGGGGTCTTGAAGCCCGTGTTCCCTTCCTTGACAAGACTTTCCTAGAGGTCTCCATGAACGTCGATGCCAAGTACAAGATGTTCTCCAAGGGCACTCACCAAGAGGTTGACGAGGATGGTCGACccaagatggagaagtacATCTTGAGAAAGGCGTTTGACTGCTCTCCTGAGGGGAAGGCGTACTTGCCTGACTCTATCCTCTGGAGGCAAAAAGAACAATTCTCTGATGGTGTCGGTTACTCTTGGATTGACGG CATGAAGGACCACGCCGCCGCGATCGTCTCCGACGAAAAGTTCGCCAACCGAGCCACCCGATGGCCCCTCGATACTCCTGATACCAAGGAGGCTTATTGGATCCGTGAGATCTTTGAACACCACTTCCCTACTGAAGCGGCTGCCAAGACTGCTGTCCGATGGGTCCCCAAGCAGGAATGGGGTGTGTCTTCCGACCCTTCCGGTAGGGCTGTGTCTATCCACACTGCGGCGTATGCGGACGGCGAGGCCAAGGCTTAA